One genomic region from Colletes latitarsis isolate SP2378_abdomen chromosome 10, iyColLati1, whole genome shotgun sequence encodes:
- the LOC143346467 gene encoding cyclic GMP-AMP phosphodiesterase SMPDL3A isoform X1, protein MMIRDYLMLLSWLCAVQGKIGYFWHITDIHYDPKYSTQGNAASMCWNTRSSGDNGRIRANRKQAGEFGDYSCDSPWALIESAARAMRSHRGEGIEFVLWTGDALTRTAGMSAELRLQCLRNLTDLLSRTFKEQFVFPALGHEDIGVSFSQLAVFWQQWLPQEALDTFQTAGYYTIEQRSKKYRIIFLNTNLWLNTADNHTLHRSGSTIHNTLDPFGQWNWFESTLDNARRKEETVYIVGHTPPGVDERESGAAALSGRHNAKYLRLVSLNSDIIRGQFFGHWHSDTYRVVYSDTGLPVSWIMMAPSISPSTPGGPNNPGLRLYKFETKTGQVLDYTQYYLNLPEANSIGKANWVVEYSMLDYYELQEITPITLHDLADRFTQSNDYAFVRYYAANTVSLPREVEQIWGCGGPLNGACALHHYCTVTRLNPESYKECYSSYAYPLASTALSTAPQYFSLHLLVLVCAELLRNR, encoded by the exons ATGATGATCCGCGACTATCTGATGCTACTCTCGTGGCTGTGCGCGGTGCAAGGAAAAATAG GGTATTTCTGGCACATCACCGACATCCACTATGACCCCAAGTATTCTACCCAGGGAAACGCAGCGAGCA TGTGCTGGAACACAAGGAGCAGCGGCGATAACGGGCGGATACGGGCCAACAGAAAGCAGGCGGGAGAGTTCGGCGACTATAGCTGCGATTCACCGTGGGCCTTGATCGAATCAGCGGCGAGGGCAATGAGATCGCATCGCGGCGAAGGAATCGAATTTGTCCTCTGGACGGG TGACGCGCTGACGCGCACCGCTGGCATGAGCGCCGAGCTGCGTCTGCAGTGTTTGCGGAATTTGACCGATCTGTTGTCTCGCACGTTTAAGGAACAATTTGTGTTCCCGGCGCTCGGACACGAGGACATCGGAGTAAGCTTCTCGCAGCTCGCTGTGTTCTGGCAGCAATGGCTGCCGCAGGAGGCTTTGGACACGTTTCAAACCG CCGGATATTACACGATAGAGCAGCGCTCGAAAAAGTATCGAATCATCTTCCTCAACACAAATTTGTGGTTGAACACAGCCGACAACCATACATTGCATCGCTCTGGAAGCACGATCCATAACACGCTCGATCCTTTCGGTCAATGGAACTGGTTCGAGTCGACTCTCGACAATGCTCGAAGGAAGGAGGAAACG GTTTATATCGTTGGTCACACGCCACCAGGAGTCGATGAACGCGAGAGCGGCGCCGCTGCCCTCAGCGGAAGGCACAACGCCAAGTACCTTCGATTGGTCAGCCTCAACTCGGACATCATTCGCGGACAATTCTTCGGTCACTGGCACTCCGATACTTACCGCGTAGTTTACAGCGATACAG GTCTGCCGGTATCTTGGATAATGATGGCACCCAGTATATCGCCCAGCACGCCTGGAGGCCCCAACAATCCAGGTTTGAGACTGTACAAGTTCGAAACTAAAACCGGCCAG GTCCTGGATTATACGCAGTACTATCTTAATCTGCCGGAAGCGAATTCAATCGGGAAGGCAAACTGGGTGGTTGAGTACTCCATGCTCGACTACTACGAGCTTCAGGAAATAACGCCGATTACTCTTCACGACTTGGCCGACCGATTCACGCAATCCAATGATTACGCTTTCGTCAG ATATTACGCTGCCAACACGGTCTCGCTGCCGCGGGAAGTCGAGCAGATTTGGGGATGCGGCGGCCCTCTGAACGGTGCCTGCGCCCTCCATCACTACTGCACGGTCACCAGGCTGAACCCCGAGTCCTACAAAGAGTGTTACTCGTCTTACGCCTACCCGTTGGCCTCCACCGCCCTCTCAACGGCGCCCCAGTACTTCTCACTGCATCTGCTCGTCCTGGTCTGCGCGGAGCTGCTCAGAAATCGGTAG
- the LOC143346467 gene encoding cyclic GMP-AMP phosphodiesterase SMPDL3A isoform X2, translating into MCWNTRSSGDNGRIRANRKQAGEFGDYSCDSPWALIESAARAMRSHRGEGIEFVLWTGDALTRTAGMSAELRLQCLRNLTDLLSRTFKEQFVFPALGHEDIGVSFSQLAVFWQQWLPQEALDTFQTAGYYTIEQRSKKYRIIFLNTNLWLNTADNHTLHRSGSTIHNTLDPFGQWNWFESTLDNARRKEETVYIVGHTPPGVDERESGAAALSGRHNAKYLRLVSLNSDIIRGQFFGHWHSDTYRVVYSDTGLPVSWIMMAPSISPSTPGGPNNPGLRLYKFETKTGQVLDYTQYYLNLPEANSIGKANWVVEYSMLDYYELQEITPITLHDLADRFTQSNDYAFVRYYAANTVSLPREVEQIWGCGGPLNGACALHHYCTVTRLNPESYKECYSSYAYPLASTALSTAPQYFSLHLLVLVCAELLRNR; encoded by the exons A TGTGCTGGAACACAAGGAGCAGCGGCGATAACGGGCGGATACGGGCCAACAGAAAGCAGGCGGGAGAGTTCGGCGACTATAGCTGCGATTCACCGTGGGCCTTGATCGAATCAGCGGCGAGGGCAATGAGATCGCATCGCGGCGAAGGAATCGAATTTGTCCTCTGGACGGG TGACGCGCTGACGCGCACCGCTGGCATGAGCGCCGAGCTGCGTCTGCAGTGTTTGCGGAATTTGACCGATCTGTTGTCTCGCACGTTTAAGGAACAATTTGTGTTCCCGGCGCTCGGACACGAGGACATCGGAGTAAGCTTCTCGCAGCTCGCTGTGTTCTGGCAGCAATGGCTGCCGCAGGAGGCTTTGGACACGTTTCAAACCG CCGGATATTACACGATAGAGCAGCGCTCGAAAAAGTATCGAATCATCTTCCTCAACACAAATTTGTGGTTGAACACAGCCGACAACCATACATTGCATCGCTCTGGAAGCACGATCCATAACACGCTCGATCCTTTCGGTCAATGGAACTGGTTCGAGTCGACTCTCGACAATGCTCGAAGGAAGGAGGAAACG GTTTATATCGTTGGTCACACGCCACCAGGAGTCGATGAACGCGAGAGCGGCGCCGCTGCCCTCAGCGGAAGGCACAACGCCAAGTACCTTCGATTGGTCAGCCTCAACTCGGACATCATTCGCGGACAATTCTTCGGTCACTGGCACTCCGATACTTACCGCGTAGTTTACAGCGATACAG GTCTGCCGGTATCTTGGATAATGATGGCACCCAGTATATCGCCCAGCACGCCTGGAGGCCCCAACAATCCAGGTTTGAGACTGTACAAGTTCGAAACTAAAACCGGCCAG GTCCTGGATTATACGCAGTACTATCTTAATCTGCCGGAAGCGAATTCAATCGGGAAGGCAAACTGGGTGGTTGAGTACTCCATGCTCGACTACTACGAGCTTCAGGAAATAACGCCGATTACTCTTCACGACTTGGCCGACCGATTCACGCAATCCAATGATTACGCTTTCGTCAG ATATTACGCTGCCAACACGGTCTCGCTGCCGCGGGAAGTCGAGCAGATTTGGGGATGCGGCGGCCCTCTGAACGGTGCCTGCGCCCTCCATCACTACTGCACGGTCACCAGGCTGAACCCCGAGTCCTACAAAGAGTGTTACTCGTCTTACGCCTACCCGTTGGCCTCCACCGCCCTCTCAACGGCGCCCCAGTACTTCTCACTGCATCTGCTCGTCCTGGTCTGCGCGGAGCTGCTCAGAAATCGGTAG